From Lycorma delicatula isolate Av1 chromosome 13, ASM4794821v1, whole genome shotgun sequence, a single genomic window includes:
- the LOC142333630 gene encoding uncharacterized protein LOC142333630 isoform X1, translating into MVYIKLLLIILLCVVYYNEATYQIDIDKSDCEKYYNTVKENITDLFNGSKLYHTQISCYLCIFAEINLQLDLIEILSNANNKIETVNKFKSDMELFKSRFGNWKNLCDKGMPTDTRKSFFAIYTTRYKTSLQQNNPIDVEKCMMSSFTRVKLSITDFDKIKHPYEDDRLSYTIFRNHIGANGLNLNCLDCIDNFVKYELERWNKIEPTVRSAMTPGNIITEGEHWETMKDIFINYQRYIDAVKTWITRKNYRPIFYQ; encoded by the exons ATGGTTTACATTAAattgttgttaataatattactttgtgtCGTTTACTATAATGAag CTACATATCAAATTGATATCGACAAATCCGATTGTGAGAAATATTATAacacagtaaaagaaaatattactgacTTATTTAACGGATCGAAATTATATCATACACAGATAAGCTGTTATCTTTGTATATTTGCTGAAATTAATCTACAATtagatttaattgaaattttatcaaatgcGAATAATAAGATAGaaactgttaacaaatttaaatctgaCATGGAATTATTTAAGTCAAGATTcggaaattggaaaaatttatgtgATAAAGGGATGCCGACTGATACCAGAAAGTCATTTTTTGCGATTTATACAACACGTTACAAAACATCACTTCAACAAAATAACCCGATCGATGTTGAAAAATGCATGATGAGTTCATTTACTAGAGTAAAAT taagTATTAcggattttgataaaataaaacatcctTATGAAGATGATCGTCTAAGTTACACGATTTTTCGAAATCATATTGGTGCAAATGGATTGAATTTAAATTGTTTGGACTGtattgataattttgtaaaatatgaactaGAAAGGTGGAATAAAATTGAACCAACCGTACGTTCTGCTATGACTCCCGGTAACATAATAACAGAAGGAGAACATTGGGAAACaatgaaagatatatttataaactatcaaaGATATATTGATGCAGTAAAGACATGGATCACACGGAAAAA
- the LOC142333630 gene encoding uncharacterized protein LOC142333630 isoform X2 → MVYIKLLLIILLCVVYYNEATYQIDIDKSDCEKYYNTVKENITDLFNGSKLYHTQISCYLCIFAEINLQLDLIEILSNANNKIETVNKFKSDMELFKSRFGNWKNLCDKGMPTDTRKSFFAIYTTRYKTSLQQNNPIDVEKCMMSSFTRVKLSITDFDKIKHPYEDDRLSYTIFRNHIGANGLNLNCLDCIDNFVKYELERWNKIEPTVRSAMTPGNIITEGEHWETMKDIFINYQRYIDAVKTWITRKK, encoded by the exons ATGGTTTACATTAAattgttgttaataatattactttgtgtCGTTTACTATAATGAag CTACATATCAAATTGATATCGACAAATCCGATTGTGAGAAATATTATAacacagtaaaagaaaatattactgacTTATTTAACGGATCGAAATTATATCATACACAGATAAGCTGTTATCTTTGTATATTTGCTGAAATTAATCTACAATtagatttaattgaaattttatcaaatgcGAATAATAAGATAGaaactgttaacaaatttaaatctgaCATGGAATTATTTAAGTCAAGATTcggaaattggaaaaatttatgtgATAAAGGGATGCCGACTGATACCAGAAAGTCATTTTTTGCGATTTATACAACACGTTACAAAACATCACTTCAACAAAATAACCCGATCGATGTTGAAAAATGCATGATGAGTTCATTTACTAGAGTAAAAT taagTATTAcggattttgataaaataaaacatcctTATGAAGATGATCGTCTAAGTTACACGATTTTTCGAAATCATATTGGTGCAAATGGATTGAATTTAAATTGTTTGGACTGtattgataattttgtaaaatatgaactaGAAAGGTGGAATAAAATTGAACCAACCGTACGTTCTGCTATGACTCCCGGTAACATAATAACAGAAGGAGAACATTGGGAAACaatgaaagatatatttataaactatcaaaGATATATTGATGCAGTAAAGACATGGATCACACGGAAAAAGTGA